The bacterium genome includes a region encoding these proteins:
- the istB gene encoding IS21-like element helper ATPase IstB codes for MLVQPIIDKLGSMKLAGIGEGLREQMENPAYRKLSFEERLGLLLDKEWNLRQTRKQTRRMRVAHFREAAVIEDLDFSVSRGLNRSQVLALTQEDWIRSHLNVIITGPTGAGKTYLACALGQSACRNGVSVRYFQIAKLLRKITYARADGSSPKFLEILAKTQLLIIDDWLRNPLTESQTPDLLEILEDRYGRASTMLATQIPVSDWHDRLGNATLSDAVMDRIIHNAYRLELCGESMRKRRSPLTHSGHKEV; via the coding sequence ATGTTAGTCCAACCGATCATCGACAAGCTCGGCTCCATGAAACTCGCCGGGATAGGTGAAGGGCTCCGGGAGCAGATGGAAAATCCCGCCTACCGAAAGCTCTCCTTTGAGGAACGGCTGGGCCTGCTTTTGGATAAGGAATGGAATCTTCGTCAGACGCGAAAACAGACGCGCCGGATGCGGGTGGCCCACTTCCGCGAGGCCGCGGTCATCGAGGATCTCGACTTCTCCGTTTCCCGCGGTCTCAACCGTTCCCAGGTTCTGGCCCTCACCCAGGAAGACTGGATCCGTAGTCATCTGAACGTCATCATCACCGGCCCCACGGGCGCGGGCAAGACCTACCTGGCCTGCGCCCTGGGCCAGTCCGCCTGCCGCAACGGCGTCTCGGTCCGCTATTTTCAGATCGCCAAGCTCCTCCGGAAAATCACCTACGCTCGGGCCGACGGCTCCTCGCCTAAGTTCCTTGAGATCTTGGCCAAGACCCAACTCCTGATTATCGACGACTGGCTGCGGAATCCTCTGACGGAATCCCAAACACCGGACCTTCTGGAGATCCTCGAAGATCGTTATGGCCGGGCCTCCACCATGCTCGCAACCCAGATCCCGGTCTCCGACTGGCACGATCGTTTGGGAAACGCGACCCTTTCGGACGCGGTTATGGACCGCATCATCCACAACGCTTACCGGCTGGAACTGTGCGGGGAATCCATGCGGAAACGCCGCTCCCCCTTGACTCATTCCGGCCACAAGGAAGTATAA
- the istA gene encoding IS21 family transposase, whose amino-acid sequence MRKIKEALRLKAAGLSCRAIARSCLIGKETVREYLGRAVEAGLSWPLPEGLSEEELESRLFPLGPDTSRKEAAAEPDWVLVHGELRKKGVTRQLLWEEYRLGFPRGYSYSQYCERYRRWTKILNPVLRMPHKAGEKMFVDYAGVTVPYTNRETGDAREAQVFVATLGASSSTFAEAQASQELVNWIGGHVRALEHFGGRPAAVVPDNLKSGVTSACFYEPVINPTYQSLAEYYDMAVLPTRVLAPKHKAKVETGVRVVELLLARLRNRQFFSLQQINDALRPLMEELDLRVMEHLGKSRRQLFEELDRPALRPLPAVPFEMAEWVWARVHIDYHVGYAKHYYSVPYRYLHKRVEIRATAQTVEVFYQRERIASHVRDDQPYRFTTRPEHRPESHRAVLEWNPERFISWAERTGPLVAEMVRRIIESRPHPDQGYRASLGLMRLGTRYGNARLEAACERALTFGLVSYRGVRNILEAGMDRLKNETSVVGPEKPHGNLRGPGYYS is encoded by the coding sequence CGGAGGGCTTGAGCGAAGAGGAGCTTGAAAGCCGACTTTTTCCTTTGGGTCCCGACACCTCGCGGAAAGAGGCGGCGGCGGAACCGGATTGGGTATTGGTCCACGGTGAGCTTCGCAAGAAGGGCGTCACCCGTCAGCTTCTGTGGGAAGAATATCGGCTCGGCTTTCCCCGGGGGTACAGCTACTCGCAATACTGCGAACGGTATCGGCGGTGGACAAAAATCTTGAACCCGGTCCTGCGGATGCCGCACAAGGCGGGCGAAAAGATGTTCGTCGACTACGCGGGGGTCACCGTTCCCTACACAAACCGCGAGACGGGGGACGCTCGAGAGGCGCAAGTGTTCGTGGCGACACTGGGCGCCAGTTCGTCCACCTTTGCCGAAGCGCAAGCCTCCCAGGAGCTGGTGAACTGGATCGGCGGCCACGTCCGGGCGCTGGAACACTTCGGCGGTCGTCCGGCGGCGGTGGTTCCCGATAATCTGAAGAGCGGCGTGACCTCGGCTTGCTTCTACGAACCCGTGATCAACCCGACGTACCAGTCCTTGGCGGAATATTACGACATGGCCGTCCTGCCGACTCGGGTCCTCGCTCCGAAACATAAAGCGAAAGTCGAAACCGGCGTCCGCGTGGTCGAGCTCCTCTTGGCCCGATTGCGGAATCGTCAGTTCTTCAGCCTTCAACAGATCAACGATGCGCTCCGGCCGTTGATGGAGGAACTGGACCTGCGGGTCATGGAGCATCTTGGAAAAAGCCGCCGACAGCTGTTTGAAGAGCTGGACCGTCCGGCCCTGCGGCCGTTGCCGGCCGTGCCGTTCGAGATGGCCGAATGGGTTTGGGCCCGGGTGCACATCGACTACCACGTCGGCTACGCCAAACATTACTACAGCGTCCCCTACCGCTATCTTCACAAGAGGGTCGAGATCCGGGCCACCGCCCAAACCGTGGAGGTTTTTTACCAGAGAGAACGGATCGCATCCCATGTTCGCGACGACCAACCCTACCGCTTTACGACCCGGCCCGAGCACCGGCCGGAGTCTCATCGGGCGGTGCTGGAGTGGAATCCGGAGAGGTTTATCTCGTGGGCCGAACGAACCGGACCGTTGGTGGCCGAGATGGTCCGCCGGATCATCGAGAGCCGCCCGCATCCGGACCAGGGGTATCGGGCATCGCTCGGGCTGATGCGGTTGGGAACTCGTTACGGCAACGCGCGGCTCGAAGCGGCCTGCGAGCGGGCCCTGACGTTTGGACTCGTCTCTTATCGCGGCGTGCGCAACATCTTGGAGGCCGGGATGGACCGGCTGAAAAACGAGACGTCCGTGGTCGGCCCCGAAAAGCCGCACGGTAATCTCCGCGGCCCCGGCTATTACTCATGA